The genomic interval TCGGCGGACGGTGTCATTATCGGCGGCGCCAGCCGGATCGACCTGTCGCTGCTGACCGGCGAGAGCGCGCCGCAGGCCGTAGGGCTCGGCGATCCGGTCCACGCCGGGACGCTGAATATCGAGGCCCCGATCCGCGTCCGGGTGACCGCGGCGGGCGCCGACACCGCGATCGCCGACATCGCGCGGCTGATGGGCGAAGCGGCGCAGGGCAAGTCGCGCTATGTCCGCATCGCCGACCGCGCGGCGCGCTATTATGCGCCCGCGGTCCACACGCTGGCGCTGCTCGCCTTCGCCGGATGGATGATCGCGGGCGCGGGCTGGCATCACAGCCTGCTGATCGCGGTCGCGGTGCTGATCATCACCTGTCCCTGCGCGCTCGGCCTCGCGGTGCCGGCGGCACAGATCGTCGCGGCGGGCACGCTGATGCGCGTCGGGGTGCTGGTGAAGGACGGGTCGGCGCTCGAACGGCTGGCCGAGGTCGACCGCGCGATGATCGACAAGACGGGAACGCTGACGCTCGGCCGCCCGGTCGCGACCAATCTGGACGAGGCGGACACGGCCGCGCGTGGATTGTTGCTCGCGCTCGCACGCGCCAGCCGTCATCCGCTCAGCGAAGCACTGACCCGCGACCTGACGGCGATGGAGGTGACGCCAGTCGCGGTCGCGGCGATCCGCGAGACTCCCGGCTTTGGGGTCGAGGCCCTCTGGGAAGGGCACCGCGTGACGCTCGGCCGCCCGGCGCGGCTGGCCGCCGACAGCGCGCTGGCGACCGAACTTGTGGTCGATGGGGTTCCGGCGATCACCGTCCGCTTCGCCGACGCGCTGCGTCCCGACGCCGCCCAAACGATCGCCGCGCTGGAACAGGCGGGCGTCGCGCCGACCATCTTGTCGGGCGACCGCGCCGCCGCCGTCGCGCCGGTCGCGCGCGCGCTCGGCCTCACCGCCCAGACCGGCATGAGCCCGCAGGACAAGCTTGCCGCCATCGCGCGGCAGGCGGCGGCGGGGCACAAGGTGCTGATGATCGGCGACGGGCTCAACGACGGCCCCGCGCTCGCCGCGGGGCACGCCTCGATCGCGCCCGGCTCGGCGAGCGACGCGGGCAAGAATGCCGCCGACTGCATCTTCCTCGGCGACCGGCTGATGCCGGTGGTGCAGGCGATCCGCGTCGCGCGGCGGACGCAGGCGATCGTGCGGCAGAATTTTGCGCTCGCGATCGGCTATAATATCATCGCGGTGCCGCTCGCCTTCATGGGATATGTGACGCCGCTGGTCGCCGCCATCGCCATGTCGGGATCGTCGCTGATCGTCGTCAGCAACGCGCTGCGGCTGAAGGGAGCGGCGCGGTGAACGGGCTGCTTGTCCTGATTCCGGTCGCGCTCGGCCTCGGGCTGATCGGCCTCGCTGCCTTCTTCTGGTCGCTGCGCGGCGGGCAGTTCGACGATCTCGACGGCGCCGCGCTGCGCATCTTCGTCGAGGAAGAGGAGGAGGACGCGCGATGACCGCGCCCGGTGTCGTCCTGATGCTTGGCGCGGCGGCGCTGATGCAGCCGCCTGCCGCGGAGGCACATGTGCTGACGATCCCGGCATGCGGCGGCGCATCGCACCGGATGATCGTCCCCGGCGATCCCGCCGACCCCGAACAGCGCCGCGACTGCGCCAAGGCCTGCCACGCGGTCGGCGAGCGGCGCGGTAAACGGGCGGGGCCGAAGGGCTGCTGCTAGGGCCGCGCCCCGGAGTTGGGGATTTGGATTGGCATCGTCATTGCGAGCGAAGCGAAGCAATCCAGAGTTGGCGCAAACCGCCCTGGATTGCTTCGCTTCGCTCGCAATGACGAACGAGGATTGATCCCGGTCAATGTCGCGGCGGACGTTTGCCCATAGGATGCGCGCATGTGGTCCTATCACCCCGATCTGCTCGCAAAACCGGTGCCGCGCTACACCAGCTATCCGACGGCGATGGAATTCGCCGAAGACGTCGGCGCCCACGATTATGCGCAGGCGCTCGATGCGGTGGAATCGGCGACGCCGGTCTCGCTCTATGTCCACATCCCCTTTTGCGAAAGCATCTGCTGGTATTGCGGCTGCAACACCGGCGCGGCGGGGCGCAAGCAGCGGCTCGACGATTATCTGACGGCGCTCAGGGCGGAGATCGCGCTCGTTGCGAAGCGGCTGGGCGGACGCGGGCGCATTCGCCGCATCGCCTTCGGCGGCGGCAGTCCGAATGCGATCGCGCCGGTCGAGCTGGTGCGCCTGCTCGACCTGCTGCTTACCGTCTTCGACGCGCACCGGCCCGACGTTTCGATCGAGCTCGACCCGCGCGGCTTCTCGTCTGAATGGGCGCTGGTGCTCGCGGCGGCGCAGGTCACCCGGGTCAGCCTCGGCGTCCAGACCTTCGCGCCGCACGTCCAGCAGGCGATCGGGCGCATCCAGCCGCTTTCGCATATCGAGCGCGTCGTCGCCGCGCTGCGCCTGCGCGGCATCGATGCGATCAACTTCGATCTGATGTACGGGCTGCCGGGACAGGGCCTCGCCGATCTCGACGCGACGCTCGACGAAACCATCCGCCTCGCGCCAAGCCGAATCGCGCTCTTCGGCTATGCGCATCTTCCCGATATGATCCCGCGTCAGCGACGGATCGATGCCGCGAACTTGCCCGACGCGCGGCTGCGCTTCGATCAGGCGCGGCTCGGCTATCGGCGCCTGACGGCGGCCGGCTATGTCCCCGTCGGCTTCGATCATTTCGCGCGCGCCGACGACCCGCTCGCCATCGCGGCGCGCGAAGGCCGGGTGAACCGCAATTTCCAGGGCTTTACGGAGGACGACACGCCGGTGCTGCTCGGCTTCGGCGCCAGCGCGATCGGCAAATTCCCCGACCTGATCGTGCAGAATGAAAAAAAGTCCGGCCTCTATCGCGTCCTCGCCGATGCCGGGCGGCTCGCCGTGGTGAGAGGGGTGAGGGTCGATGCGGAGGAGCAGCGGCGCGGCCGGCATATTCGCGATCTGCTATGCAACGGGCGCGCGTATCTGGATGCTGACGAGGTCGCGCCGGCGCGGAGCGCGCTGTCGGATTTCGAGCGGCGCGGCATCATCGCGTGGGAGGAGGACGCCCTCATGATCCGCGATTGCGGCCTGCCTTATGCGCGCCACGTCGCCGCGCGGTTCGACCGCATCCGCGGAGACATCCGGCCGGGTCAACCCGATCGCCGCCTGTGACCTTGTCGGGGCCAGCCGGACGCTCCAATGCTATCCCGGAACTCCGCTTTCGGCGCGAGCTTCCGCGAAGGCCGGCAAAGGCCGGTTCCCCCGCTTCTCCGACCGGGCCGCAAGTTCGGCAATATGCTGCGCGAGGAGATCGACGGTATCGACGCGGGCGTCCCAGGCGAACATGAATCGCGCGCATCCGCCGATGAAGGTGTAGAAGCGCCAGCCTCGCGTGCTCAATGCTTCGAGCAGGCTCTCCGGCGCTTGAAGAAATACGGCATTGGCCTGGACCGGGAAAGCGAGGCTGACACCGGGAAGGCCCTCGATCGCCGCGGCGAGCCGGGTGGCGCAGCCGTTCGCATGTTCGGCATTGCGAAGCCAGGCGCCGCTCTCGAACAGGCCGATCCACGGGGCGGCGAGGAAACGCATCTTCGACGCGAGTTGGCCGGCCTGCTTGCAGCGATAGTCGAAATCGGTCGCGAGCGCGGTGTCGAAAAACACGATCGCCTCGCCGGCCGCCATGCCGTTCTTGGTGCCGCCGAAGCAGAGGACGTCGACGCCCGCGCGCCAGCTCAGGTCGGCGGGCGCGCATTGCAGTGTCGCGCAGGCGTGGGCGAAGCGCGCGCCGTCCATGTGCAGCTTGAGCCCGAGCTCGCGGCATGTCGCCGAAATCGCGCGGATCTCGCCGATCGTATAGACTTGGCCGGTCTCGGTCGGCTGGGTGATCGTCACGACTCGCGGCTTCGGGAAGTGAATGTCGGACCGGCTCGTCGCGAGCGCGCGGATCGCTTCGGGGGTCAGCTTGCCGTCGGCGGTTTGCGCAACGAGCAGCTTCGACCCGTTCGAGAAGAATTCGGGAGCGCCGCACTCGTCGGTCTCGACGTGCGACGAGGCGGAGCAAATGACGCTGTGATAGGATTGGCATAGCGCCGCGAGCGCCAGCGAATTCGCCGCCGTGCCGTTGAATGCGAAGAATATCTCGCAGCGCGTGTCGAACAGCCTCCGGAAAGCGTCGGCCGCGCGCTGGGTCCATTCATCGTCGCCATAGGCGGGGGCCGAGGCCGAATTGGCGGCCGCCATCGCATCCCAGGCTTCGGGACAGATGCCCGCATAATTGTCGCTGGCGAATTGTTGCGCGGCCATCGCATCCCAGGCTTCGGGACAGATGCCCGCATAATTGTCGCTGGCGAATTGTTGCGCCCTGCTTGTCACGTCGAAATCCTTCCTTCGGCAGAGGGGAGGCGGTTCGACGCAGGTGCGGCTTGGGGTCCCGTTGGTTGCCGGTCCGGCCACATCCCCCGCGGATTGCGGGGTACCACCTTGCTCGGGAGCAGGTTGGTGCCGGGCGTCGGCCCGACTCTTGATGTGCGGCGGGCCCTAGGCGCCGCCGGAAATCCTGTCAACGTCATTGCCCGCTCGCCCCCGGGGATGCGGCCGGCAATTCGCATCGGGTCGAGCGAATCGAGGGTGGCGAGGCGATGCGCTGCGGACATGCGCATCGGCTAATCTCGTGAGATTTTTCTGTCTATAAATTTTAATGACAAAAAACTGTCATTAGCTCGGTAAGCCTATGCGTTCATTCTCGGACGCGGCGGCTGGTGGCCGGCATAGCCGGTGAACGTCTGATGGAGCCGCGTGAGCGTTTCGAGCCGGGCTTCGACCTTGGTGCCGATCTGCTTGATCACGCTGTTCACCATCAGGTTCACCGCGCAGACGAGCGCGACCGGCGAACTCCAGAACATGCCCGTCTGCGTCGGTACCGCGAGCACGTGCGGTGTGAAGCGGGGCGCCCAGTCGCAGAACAGGTCGGTCAGGACGATCAGCGGAATGCCTTGCTGGCTCGCCTGTTCGGCGATCAGATAGGATTGCCGCGAATAGCGCCGAATATCGATGACCACGAGGCACCGGTCGTCGCCGTCGTCGGCCGCGAACACATCGGCGTAATTGCCGGCGGTCAGATCGACGAGACACACGCCGTCGCGCATGAATTGCAGATGGTTGGCAAGCAGCATCGCTATGCCGCGCTCGGTCTGAAAACCCGCGATCTGGACCGTGCGCGACCGGGCGAGCAGCGTGGCCGCCGCTTCCCATTGCGGCGTTTCGGCGAGGCGATAGACCGCGAGCAGCGACTTCATCTCGCGCTGCATCGATCCGTCCGCCTCGTCCGGAAGACCGGGCGTATCGACGAAGTGCCGGAGCTGTTCGCCGACCAGCCACGGAAAGCCTTCCTCGCTGCTGTCCTTGAGTTCGTTCTTCATCGCCTTGAAATTGCGATAGCCGAGCTTGCGGGTGAAACGCCCGATCGTGATTTCGCTGACCCCGACCTTTCGGGCGAGCGTCATCGCGGTCTCGAAGGCGAGCGTCGCATAATGGCCGAGGATATAGGTCGCGATCGCGCGGTCCGCGGTCGAATAGGTTTCGAGATCGGCTTGCAGGCGCTGGAGAAGCGGCACATTCGGAATGGCGGGCGCTTCGCCTCCCGCCGCATGCGAACCTCGATCCCGCCCGCCTTCCATGACGACCCCTTTCCCGCGCGAATGCGTCGATTTATGTCAGAAATATCGTCAAAACTATCAATTGACAGAAATATGTCAATGGGACTTACTTCCGTCATTCGGCCTCGCTCCTCGATATGGCGCGGAGCCCGGGCGATCGATCGCCGATGAAGGGGGATGTGTGATGACGATGAACCGACAATCTTCTGCGTTTTGCCGGAACAGGCGCATCGCGCCCCGCTTCTGGTGCGCGAGCGGCGCTTTGGCCGCCGCGGCTTTCATGCCTTCGGTGGCGGCCGCGCAGGAAGCTGGCGAGGGCGGCGAGGGCGATGCGATCGTCGTCAGCGGCTATCGCTACCTCAGCGAGGATACGAGCGGCACGACCGGGCTTCCGGTCCCGATCGAGGAGGTGCCGCAGTCGATCAGCCTCGTCAGCAAGGATTTTCTGGACGCCACCGACGCGAGGTCGCTGGGCGACGTCGCGCAATATACGCCGGGAGCATTGTTCGACGGGAATCCCGGCGGGACCTCGTCGATCGTCAAGCTGCGCGGATTTGCGGCGGGCAATGCGATCGACGGGCTGAATGTCGGGGTGCTCGATTACGAGCCCGACTTCGCAACGCTCGAACGGCTCGAAATCGTCAAGGGACCGACCTCGGTCGTTTACGGCGCCGCCAATCCCGGCGGGATCATCAATCAGGTGACGAAGGGCGCGGACCCCGATACGCCGTCGCATATCGCGATTCTCGGCGGCTCGTGGGATCGCTGGCGGCTCGAAGGCCAGGTGGCGACCTCGCTCGACGCACCGGGGACCGTCCATGCGATCGGCGTCGCCGTCCACGAGGAGGGCGGCAGTTTCATGACACGCGTCGATTCCGCCAAGACCGTGCTATATGCGGGGATCGACGCGGAACTGTCGCCCGGTCTCAAGGGCTATCTGCACGGCGGGTACGAGCGTTACCGGCGCACCTCGTTCGACGGCATCCCGACCTTGCCCGATGGGTCGCCCGCGCCTGTCGGCCGGTCCTTCTTCATCGGGTCGGGCGATTTCGATCTCGTGACGCCGGTGGCGCGGGTGAACGGCGGGCTCGACTGGGAGGCGTCGCCGGCGCTGTCGGTCAGCCTCAAGCTCAACTATCTCCGCTCGAACACCACCGGCGAGAGCGGGTTCGGTTTCGATCTTCAGCCCAACGGCGATTTCTTCATCGCGATCAACAATATCACCAAAAGCGTGACGGAGGCCTTCAGCGCCGGGCTGTCGACCGTCTACAAGTTCGACGAGCTCGGGCTTGCCGACAGCTTCGTCACCGTCGCGGCCAATTATCAGAGCTACGACACGCAACAGGCCGGCACGATTCCCGACACGCCGCAGGGCGACGTCGCCAATATCTTCGACGGTGTGGACGCGATCGAGGCGCTTTTCAACACGCGGACCTATCCGGGCATTTTCGATTACAGCCTGAACCGGCGGCTTCGCTATTTCACCCTGTCGACGCAGGCCAATATCAAGATCGCGGGGCCGCTGACCCTGCTCGGCGGCCTGTCATGGGCCAAGCCCGACGTCAGCAAGCAGTCGGGCACGGACGCCTGGCAGGACTTCAGCGGCGACAGTCAGACGAGCCTCCGCCTCGCGGCGACGCTGGAGCCCGTGAGGGGCCTCAATCTCTACGCATCGTACAGCGAGTCCTTCCAGCCGCAGCTCTTCATCGACGCGGTCGGCGACGTGCTGCCGCCGCTGACCGGCGAGCAATATGAAATCGGCTTCAAATATGTGTCGCCCGATCGGCGGTTACTCCTCACCGGGGCGCTGTTCGACGTCCGGCAGGCCAACCAGGCGCGATACGACCAGACCATTGACCTGATCGACCGCTATGCGCCGGTCGGCAAGGTCCGGCACCGCGGGTTCGAATTGCAGGCGGTGGGCGAGATTGCAAAAGGCTGGCAGGTCAACGCCGGCCTCGCCATTCTCGATCCGACGATCCGCAAGGACGACGATCCGGCGCTGATCGGCAAGACGCTGACCTTTCTGCCGAAAAGCACCGCCAGCATCTATTCGAGCTATGAGTTCGCCGGCGGCGCCTTCGTCGGCGGCGGGGTCCGCTATGTCGGTTCGGTGAAAACCGACATCGACCGCACGACCCGCGACTTGCCCTCCTATATGTTGGTCGATGCGTCGGCGGGATATGATTTCGGCCGCTTTCGCGCGCAACTCAACGTCAAGAACCTGTTCGACAAGCATTATTTCGTGAACAATTACCAGACGCTCTTTTATGGCAATGTCGTCGGCGAACCGCGCAGCGTGACGGTTTCGCTGCGCGCGAATTTCTGACCCTGTGCCGGGGATGGCCGATGGGAAGCGGGTCTTGACGATCGAACGGGCGGCGCGGGGAGCCGCGCTCCTGCTCGCGGCCACCGTCCTGCTCGCGGAGCTTCCCGCCGCCGCGTCGCCGGCCGCGACCGTCCACGACATCGTCTATCGCGGCGCGCGCGCGATCGATCCCGAAACCGGGCTCGACGCGGTGCGCGACATCGCGGTCGATGGCGCGCGGATCGCCGCGGTCAGCGAGGTGCAGCTCGAGGGGCGGCGCGTGATCGATGCGCGCGGGCTCGTCGCGGCGCCGGGGTTCATCGACATTCATTCGCACGCGACGACCCGCGAAGCGGCGGGCTATCAGGCAAAGGACGGCGTGACGACGCGGCTCGAACTCGAGATCGGAGCCTGGCCGGTGTCTTCCTGGTATGAAGCGAAGCGCGGGCGCGAGCTTCTGAACTATGGCACCAGCGTAAGCCATACGGCGCTGCGCTATTTCATCCAGAAGGGCGAGGGGACGGCAGGCCTTGCGGCACTGCGCGACCCGATGGAGAAATTCGGCGCGAAGGAAGCGGACGAGCCCTTGTCCGGCGCGGCGGCCGAGCGGCTGTCGGTGCTGCTCGAACAGGGCGTTCGCGAAGGCGCGATCGGCATCGGCAGCGGCACCCAATATGCGCCGGGCATCACGCGTCGCGAGATGCTGGATGTGACGGCGGTCGCCGCGCGGACGGCGACTTGTCTCTTCACCCACATCCGCTACGGCAGCCTCGTCGAGCCCGACAGCACATTCGAGGCGGTGCAGGAAAGCATCGGCAACGCGGCGGTCACCGGGGCCTGCGTGCATGTCGCGCATATCAACAGCATGGCGATGCGCGATGCGCCTTTCATGGCGGCGCTGATGCGCGATGCGCGGGCGCGCGGCGTCGACATCACGACCGAAACCTATCCCTGGGGCGGATCGGTCGATGCCGTGCGCAGCCATTTCTTCGACCCGGGCTGGGAAAGGCGCTGGGGCGTCGGCGTCGGCGACCTGCAGTCGCGCCGCACGGGCAAACGGCTGACGCAAGCCGAATTCGACGCGCTCCGCGGGGGCAGCGAGGACGACGGGGTCATCATGCACATGAACAGCGAAGCGACGATCGCAGGGCTGCTGCGGGAGCCGGCGATGCTGGTCGCGAGCGATGGCGGCCGGATCGAAGGGCCGAACGGCCATCCGCGCTCCGCCGGGAGCTTCGCGCGCCTCCTCGGCCATTATGTGCGCGAGACGCGAACGCTCGGCCTGGCCGATGCGCTGCGCAGGGTGACGCTGCTGCCCGCGCAGCGGCTCGAAGGCTTTGTTCCGGCGATGAAGCGCAAGGGCCGGCTCCAGCCCGGCATGGACGCCGACGTCGTCCTTTTCGATCCGCGGACGGTCGGTACGCGCGCGACCTATGGCGATGCGGCCCGTTATTCGGACGGTTTTCGCTATGTCATGGTGAACGGCGTACTCGTCGTCGATGGCGGCAGACTTGTGAAGGACGTCAGTCCCGGACGCCCTGTTTTTTCCAGGTCCAGACCATGAACGCCCCGTTCGATCGCAGCGCGGCGGCGCCCGGCGCCGGTGCGGCGGATCTCGACCTTCCGAAACCCTATCTGCTGTTCCTCGGCGACGCGGCGGACACGACCTTTCTGAAGACGGGGCTGGGTCTGCGCGACTGGGCGCCAGAGCTTTGCATCGCCGAGCATAAATGCGCGGGCGCGGCAGCGACGCTCGGCATCCCGGAGATGACGCCGCGCGAGGCCCATGCGGCGGGCGCGCGGGCGCTCGTCCTTTCCGCGGCGTCGATCGGGGGCGCGATCCGCGAAGCCTGGCTTCCCTATCTGGTCGAGGCGCTCGAAGCGGGGCTCGACCTCATCGGCGGAACGCACGACCGGCTCGGCGACAGTCCGCCGCTCCGTCAGGCGGCGCAGGCGCACGGGCGCCGCCTCATCGATGTTCGCGTCCCGCCGCCGGGCCTGCCGGTCGCGACCGGGCGGCGGCGGAGCGGCAAAAGGCTGCTGACCGTCGGCACCGACTGCGCGCTCGGCAAGAAATATACCGCGCTCGCGCTCGCGGAGGCTTTTCGCGCGCGCGGAATCGACGCCGATTTCCGCGCGACGGGGCAGACGGGGATCATGATCGCGGGGCGGGGCATTCCGATCGATTCGGTCGTCGCCGATTTCGTCGCGGGCGCCGCCGAGATGCTGAGCCCCGATGCCGATCCCGCGCACTGGGACGTCATCGAAGGGCAGGGCTCGCTTTTCCATCCTTCCTATGCGGGGGTGTCGCTCGGCTTGCTTCACGGCTCGCAGCCCGACATTTTCGTGCTATGCCACGCGCACGGCCGCGAGCGGATCGTCGGCTTGCCCGACTATCCGCTGCCGTCGATCGGCCGCGCCATCGAGATGACGCTGCAGCAGGCGCGGCTCACCAATCCCGGCGTCCGCTGCGCTGGCGTGTCGCTCAACACCGCCGGGCTGACGGTGGAAGAGGCGGAGAAGGCGATAACCGGCCTCACGCGTGAATGGGGTATTGCGGTGGCCGACCCGATGCGCCGCGGCCCCGCCTTCGAACGCCTGGTCGATGGATGCCTCGCATGACCCGCCTGCTGCTCTTCTTCGCTTTCGCGGTTGGTTTCGCGGGGGTCGCGGCCGCCACGGAAAGCGGCAATGCCGGCCGGGATGCGGCGCTCGCCGACATCCGCGCGATGGTGGAGGGCGCGGAAGGGGATGTGGCGCTCGTCGTCGCGATAACCGACCGGGACCGGCTGCTCATGACCGCGTCGCACGGCTATGCCGACATCGACCGGCGGGTGCCGGCGACACCCGACACGCGCTTTGCGATCGGATCGATCTCCAAATCCTTCACGGCGGTCGCGCTCATGCAAATGAGCGACGAGGGGCGCTTCGACCCCGACGCGCCGGTTGCGCGCTACCTGCCGGATTTTCGTCCGCGCGGCACATATGCCCCCATCACCGGCGGGGCGCTGATGTCGCACACATCGGGGCTGCCGAACTATCTGGCGCATGTCGCTTCGATGCGGTTTCTGGTGACCGCATTGGAGGGCTTCGAACCCCGCTACGCTCCCGGCGCGCATTTCTGGTATTCCAATTCGGGCTATCAACTGCTCGGCTATGTCGCCGAGGCGATCGACAAGCGGCCCTTTCCGCTGATCCTGCAGCGGCGCATCCTGGACCCGCTGGGCATGGCCGCGACTTCGCCGCAGATCGACGACAGGCTGCGGCGGCGGATCGCGACAAGCTATGAGCGCGCGCCCGACGGCGGCCTCGCGGTCGCGCCATGGTTCGAGCATATCGCCGCCGACGGCGCGATCGTCTCGACCGCGCCCGATATGACCGCTTATGCCCGGATGCTGCTTGCGCGGGGGAACGCGCCGCGGGGGCGGCTCCTCTCCGAACGCGCCTTCGCCCGCATCGTCACGCCCGTTCGCGACGATTATGGCTATGGCTTCGACATCGCCGACGGCGGCCGGATGCTTTTCCACACCGGATCGATCGCGGGGTTCCAGGCCTATTTCGCGGTCCATCTGGAACAGGGTCTCGGCCTCGTCATCCTCGGCAACGGACCGGCCGACAGGGCGCTGCGCGAGCGCATCGTCGGGCGGCTTTTCGGCAGGACGCCGGCGCCGCAACCCGATCTCGCGTGGCGCGAGCCGACGGGTTTCGCGGCCCGTCTGGTGGGACCGGACGGCCGGACGCTCTGGTTCCGGCCCGGGCCCGCGGGGGAATTGCTGGTCGACGATCGCGGCGAAACGCTGACGCTCGCGCGGATCGGCCGCGAGGCGTGGGGCGCTCACCTCACGCCCACGGGGCCGCGCGCCTATCTTTTCTTTCGCGACGCGTCGGGAAAGGTATCGGACATTGTCGAAGGCGATATGACCTTTGTTCGCGAAGGCGCGGCCTTGCCTTCCGCTGCACCCCCGGCCTATCGTCCGCTCGTCGGGCGATACGCCGCCCATGGCGAAGAGGGGCCAAGCGTTCGCATCTATGCGCATGGCGGAAAGCTCACCATGTCCTACGCCGATTCCAGCCTTCCGATACCGCTCATCGAGGAGCTTCCGGGGCGCTTTCGCTTCGCAACCCCGGCCTACGCGCCCGAGTGGCTCCAATTCGATGCGGTTGCCGGGGGCAAGGCGCAGCGGCTCGTCCTGAGCGGCGTTCCGCTATACCGTATCGATCTGCCGTGATCGTCCTGGGCTGGACGGGCGCGGCCCTCATGGCGCTGCTCTGGGCGATGCCCGCCGCGGCGGCGCCCGCCGACGATGCCTTCATCGCATGGGCGCGGGCCCATGCGGTCGCCCTCCCGGCCTGTTCGTCGATCCGGTCGGGCGGGGATTATGACATGATGGCAAAGGCCGTCGGCGATGCGCGTGTCGTCGCGCTCGGCGAGCCGGCGCATGGCGCGCGCCAACCGCTCGCCCTGCGCAACTGCTTTTTCCGCTATCTCGTCGAAGAGCGGGGGTTTACCGCGATCGCGCTCGAAACGGGCTTCCATGAATCGCGCCGCCTCCGCGACTATGTGGCGGGCGGGAGCGGCGATGCGCGCGAGCTGGCGCGGACCGGCTTCACATGGGGCTTCGGACGCTACGCCGAGAATGTCGAGCTGCTCGAATGGATCCGCGCCTATAATCTGGACCCCGCGAACGCACGCAAGATCGCTTTCTATGGCATCGATATGAGCGGCGGCGACGCCGACGGCGCATGGGCGCGCGCGCGGATCACGCTCGACGCGGGCATCGCCTATCTCGCCCGCGCGGCGCCCGCCCGATCGGCGCACGCACGCGAGGAAGTCGCGCCATTTCTCGAAAGCTTCTCGGCCCCCGGCTACCGCGCCCTCACGGCAAGCGAACGCGCAAGGCTGCGCCGGTCGATCGTCCGCCTCCTCCATGTCTTCGATTCGGATCGAAAGCTGCTCGTCGCTGCGTCCTCCCGGCAGGATTTCGACTGGGCGCGGCAGAATGTCGTGGGCGCGCGGCAACTCGCGGACCTCTTCGACGTCTCCGGCGTCCCCGATCCCCAAGGCCGCCTGCTCCCCGACGATTATCGCGCCGACGCCGCGCGCGATGCCGCGATGGCCGCCAATGCGCTATGGGCGCTGGGTCAGGAAGGACGCGATGGGCGCATCCTGCTCTTCGCGCACAACGGGCATGTGATGAATGCGCATGGCCGCGGCGGTATATGGGCGGTCTATGCGCGGCCGCCCGCCGCGATGGGCGTCCATTTGCGGCGCGCGCTCGGGCGCGACCTCGTGATCTTCGGGAGCAGCTCGTCGATGCGCGACGAGGGAACGGGAGCGCCGGGCACATTGGATACCGCGCTGGCAAAGGCGGGTCCGGAGAATTTCATGCTCGACATGCGTTCGTCATCGGGCGCGCCGGCCCGCTGGCTGTCGCGCGAGCAGTCGATGAGCGTCAACTATTCCACCGAAAATCTCGTTCAGCCGCGGCGTGCGTTCGACCTGCTGCTCTATTTTGGCCGCATGACGCGATCCAACCCGGAAAGGCCCTAGGATCGATACGGTCTAGATCCGGCCCCGAAGGATCGCGTGGGCCC from uncultured Sphingopyxis sp. carries:
- a CDS encoding TonB-dependent siderophore receptor yields the protein MPSVAAAQEAGEGGEGDAIVVSGYRYLSEDTSGTTGLPVPIEEVPQSISLVSKDFLDATDARSLGDVAQYTPGALFDGNPGGTSSIVKLRGFAAGNAIDGLNVGVLDYEPDFATLERLEIVKGPTSVVYGAANPGGIINQVTKGADPDTPSHIAILGGSWDRWRLEGQVATSLDAPGTVHAIGVAVHEEGGSFMTRVDSAKTVLYAGIDAELSPGLKGYLHGGYERYRRTSFDGIPTLPDGSPAPVGRSFFIGSGDFDLVTPVARVNGGLDWEASPALSVSLKLNYLRSNTTGESGFGFDLQPNGDFFIAINNITKSVTEAFSAGLSTVYKFDELGLADSFVTVAANYQSYDTQQAGTIPDTPQGDVANIFDGVDAIEALFNTRTYPGIFDYSLNRRLRYFTLSTQANIKIAGPLTLLGGLSWAKPDVSKQSGTDAWQDFSGDSQTSLRLAATLEPVRGLNLYASYSESFQPQLFIDAVGDVLPPLTGEQYEIGFKYVSPDRRLLLTGALFDVRQANQARYDQTIDLIDRYAPVGKVRHRGFELQAVGEIAKGWQVNAGLAILDPTIRKDDDPALIGKTLTFLPKSTASIYSSYEFAGGAFVGGGVRYVGSVKTDIDRTTRDLPSYMLVDASAGYDFGRFRAQLNVKNLFDKHYFVNNYQTLFYGNVVGEPRSVTVSLRANF
- a CDS encoding amidohydrolase family protein; the encoded protein is MTIERAARGAALLLAATVLLAELPAAASPAATVHDIVYRGARAIDPETGLDAVRDIAVDGARIAAVSEVQLEGRRVIDARGLVAAPGFIDIHSHATTREAAGYQAKDGVTTRLELEIGAWPVSSWYEAKRGRELLNYGTSVSHTALRYFIQKGEGTAGLAALRDPMEKFGAKEADEPLSGAAAERLSVLLEQGVREGAIGIGSGTQYAPGITRREMLDVTAVAARTATCLFTHIRYGSLVEPDSTFEAVQESIGNAAVTGACVHVAHINSMAMRDAPFMAALMRDARARGVDITTETYPWGGSVDAVRSHFFDPGWERRWGVGVGDLQSRRTGKRLTQAEFDALRGGSEDDGVIMHMNSEATIAGLLREPAMLVASDGGRIEGPNGHPRSAGSFARLLGHYVRETRTLGLADALRRVTLLPAQRLEGFVPAMKRKGRLQPGMDADVVLFDPRTVGTRATYGDAARYSDGFRYVMVNGVLVVDGGRLVKDVSPGRPVFSRSRP
- a CDS encoding DUF1611 domain-containing protein; protein product: MNAPFDRSAAAPGAGAADLDLPKPYLLFLGDAADTTFLKTGLGLRDWAPELCIAEHKCAGAAATLGIPEMTPREAHAAGARALVLSAASIGGAIREAWLPYLVEALEAGLDLIGGTHDRLGDSPPLRQAAQAHGRRLIDVRVPPPGLPVATGRRRSGKRLLTVGTDCALGKKYTALALAEAFRARGIDADFRATGQTGIMIAGRGIPIDSVVADFVAGAAEMLSPDADPAHWDVIEGQGSLFHPSYAGVSLGLLHGSQPDIFVLCHAHGRERIVGLPDYPLPSIGRAIEMTLQQARLTNPGVRCAGVSLNTAGLTVEEAEKAITGLTREWGIAVADPMRRGPAFERLVDGCLA
- a CDS encoding serine hydrolase domain-containing protein — encoded protein: MTRLLLFFAFAVGFAGVAAATESGNAGRDAALADIRAMVEGAEGDVALVVAITDRDRLLMTASHGYADIDRRVPATPDTRFAIGSISKSFTAVALMQMSDEGRFDPDAPVARYLPDFRPRGTYAPITGGALMSHTSGLPNYLAHVASMRFLVTALEGFEPRYAPGAHFWYSNSGYQLLGYVAEAIDKRPFPLILQRRILDPLGMAATSPQIDDRLRRRIATSYERAPDGGLAVAPWFEHIAADGAIVSTAPDMTAYARMLLARGNAPRGRLLSERAFARIVTPVRDDYGYGFDIADGGRMLFHTGSIAGFQAYFAVHLEQGLGLVILGNGPADRALRERIVGRLFGRTPAPQPDLAWREPTGFAARLVGPDGRTLWFRPGPAGELLVDDRGETLTLARIGREAWGAHLTPTGPRAYLFFRDASGKVSDIVEGDMTFVREGAALPSAAPPAYRPLVGRYAAHGEEGPSVRIYAHGGKLTMSYADSSLPIPLIEELPGRFRFATPAYAPEWLQFDAVAGGKAQRLVLSGVPLYRIDLP